The following are from one region of the Flavobacteriales bacterium genome:
- a CDS encoding DUF559 domain-containing protein — MDSKTKIPPLQLSGLEPLLIYEGSNFINVGERTNVTGSRMFLRLIKEEKYDEALAVARDQVEGGAQVLDVNMDEGMIDGKEAMVKFLHLLAAEPDIARIPIMIDSSKWQIIEAGLQCVQGKSVVNSISLKEGEEQFVDHAKKVKRYGAAVIVMAFDEQGQADSYERRIEICKRSYDILVNKVGFARQDIIFDPNIFPVATGMEEHNNNALDFFNATKWIKENLPGAKVSGGVSNVSFSFRGNNPVREAMHSAFLYHGIKNGMDMGIVNPTMLEVYDEIPKDLLEHVEDVLLNRRPDATERLLSFAETVVGKAKEKKEDLTWRQAPVEERLSHALVKGIADFVEEDVEEARLKAERPLHVIEGPLMDGMNVVGDLFGAGKMFLPQVVKSARVMKKAVAYLLPYMDAPPTPQRGDSPLNPPMGEESGSEKPGYMTADPVYYEKIKDYVKKHRSQPTQAEDALWQALRNKQLDGYKFRRQHIIGKYIADFVCLQQHLIIEVDGLIHQLPDIKEADESREAWLKEMGFRIIRFSNSQVLVERDAVIEEIRKHLIEAPAPPLGGRGAGKILLATVKGDVHDIGKNIVGVVLACNNYEVIDLGVMVPAEKILAEAKKQQVDVIGLSGLITPSLDEMVHLAKEMEHDGFDIPLLIGGATTSRVHTAVKIDPQYKKGQTVHVLDASRSVTVVESLLGQKKQGFVENIQAEYDQLREMHAKKRGQKEFISLEEARANKFEIDWKPEDLARPKKLGITEFKEFPLNELVDYIDWTPFFQTWELAGRYPKILEDEVVGTEATKLFADAQSMLQKIVSEKWITASGVVGLWPANAVGDDLELYTDESRSEVLSTVHSLRQQSKKAAGVANLALADFIAPKETGLQDYMGGFTVTAGLGIEKKLEEFAADHDDYSSIMLKALADRLAEAFAEKLHEIVRKDVWGYEPEESLSNEELIREKYRGIRPAPGYPACPDHTEKPELFRLLNATEITGVSLTESLAMMPAASVSGWYFGHPESKYFGLGKIEKDQVEDYASRKGMEVKEAERWLSSSLNYD, encoded by the coding sequence ATGGACTCTAAGACAAAAATCCCACCACTACAGTTATCAGGTCTTGAACCACTCCTCATCTACGAAGGTTCCAACTTCATCAATGTGGGCGAACGGACCAACGTCACAGGGTCGCGCATGTTTCTGCGCCTCATTAAGGAAGAAAAGTATGATGAGGCATTGGCCGTTGCGCGGGACCAAGTAGAAGGTGGAGCACAAGTGCTGGATGTGAACATGGATGAAGGAATGATCGATGGCAAAGAGGCCATGGTCAAATTCCTTCACCTCTTGGCTGCCGAACCCGACATTGCTCGCATTCCGATCATGATCGATAGCTCCAAATGGCAGATCATCGAAGCTGGTCTGCAATGCGTGCAGGGAAAATCCGTGGTCAATTCCATCAGCCTAAAAGAAGGCGAGGAACAGTTCGTTGATCACGCGAAAAAGGTTAAGCGCTATGGCGCAGCCGTCATTGTGATGGCATTTGATGAACAAGGACAGGCCGATAGCTACGAACGCAGGATCGAGATCTGCAAACGTTCGTACGACATCCTCGTGAACAAGGTCGGTTTCGCTCGTCAAGACATCATCTTCGACCCGAATATCTTCCCTGTGGCAACAGGAATGGAAGAGCACAACAATAACGCGCTCGACTTCTTCAACGCCACCAAATGGATAAAAGAGAACTTGCCAGGAGCCAAGGTGAGCGGTGGGGTGAGCAACGTCTCGTTCTCATTCCGAGGGAACAACCCTGTGCGTGAAGCGATGCATTCCGCGTTCCTCTATCATGGTATCAAAAACGGCATGGACATGGGAATCGTCAACCCTACCATGCTGGAGGTGTATGATGAGATTCCGAAAGATCTTTTGGAGCATGTGGAAGATGTACTCCTGAACCGCAGGCCAGATGCAACCGAACGCCTGCTTTCATTTGCCGAAACAGTTGTAGGAAAAGCCAAGGAGAAAAAGGAAGACCTCACTTGGCGACAAGCGCCCGTGGAAGAACGCCTTTCACACGCCTTGGTCAAAGGTATTGCCGACTTTGTGGAGGAAGATGTGGAGGAAGCCCGTCTGAAAGCAGAACGGCCGCTACACGTCATTGAAGGTCCGCTGATGGACGGCATGAACGTGGTCGGAGATCTTTTCGGAGCAGGAAAGATGTTCCTGCCGCAGGTGGTAAAATCCGCGAGGGTGATGAAGAAAGCTGTCGCCTACCTACTTCCTTACATGGATGCCCCCCCGACCCCCCAAAGGGGGGACAGCCCCCTCAATCCCCCGATGGGGGAAGAAAGTGGCTCGGAGAAACCGGGTTATATGACCGCAGATCCTGTTTACTATGAGAAAATCAAGGATTACGTTAAGAAGCATCGCAGCCAGCCAACGCAAGCTGAAGATGCTTTATGGCAAGCACTTCGAAACAAGCAACTAGACGGCTACAAATTCAGGCGGCAACATATCATCGGAAAGTATATCGCTGATTTCGTCTGTCTCCAACAACATTTGATCATTGAAGTCGATGGACTTATTCACCAACTTCCTGATATTAAAGAAGCCGATGAAAGCCGTGAAGCATGGCTAAAAGAAATGGGATTTCGCATCATTCGTTTTTCCAACTCTCAGGTACTTGTCGAAAGAGATGCCGTAATTGAGGAAATCCGAAAACATTTGATCGAAGCACCAGCTCCCCCTTTGGGGGGAAGGGGGGCTGGTAAGATCTTATTGGCAACGGTAAAAGGTGATGTGCACGACATCGGTAAGAATATCGTTGGCGTAGTACTCGCTTGCAACAATTATGAGGTCATCGATCTTGGCGTGATGGTTCCTGCGGAGAAGATCCTTGCGGAAGCGAAAAAGCAGCAAGTGGATGTCATCGGATTGAGTGGACTTATCACACCTTCATTGGATGAGATGGTGCATCTCGCCAAAGAAATGGAGCATGATGGGTTCGATATTCCGTTGCTGATCGGAGGTGCCACCACTTCGCGCGTTCACACGGCCGTGAAGATTGACCCGCAGTACAAGAAAGGGCAGACGGTACACGTATTGGACGCTTCACGTTCGGTAACGGTTGTGGAAAGCCTACTTGGTCAGAAGAAACAGGGTTTTGTGGAGAACATTCAAGCAGAGTATGACCAACTGCGTGAGATGCACGCTAAGAAACGAGGACAGAAGGAGTTCATTTCGTTGGAAGAAGCACGTGCCAATAAGTTCGAAATCGACTGGAAGCCCGAAGACCTTGCCAGACCGAAGAAACTCGGCATCACCGAATTCAAGGAATTCCCGCTGAACGAATTGGTGGATTACATCGACTGGACACCCTTCTTCCAAACGTGGGAACTGGCTGGCCGTTATCCGAAGATATTGGAGGATGAAGTGGTCGGAACCGAAGCAACAAAACTTTTTGCTGATGCTCAATCGATGCTTCAGAAAATCGTTTCGGAGAAGTGGATCACAGCAAGTGGTGTGGTCGGTCTTTGGCCTGCAAATGCGGTTGGAGATGATTTGGAGTTGTACACGGATGAAAGTCGATCTGAAGTACTTTCAACCGTTCATTCATTGCGTCAGCAGTCCAAAAAAGCAGCAGGTGTTGCAAATCTCGCTTTAGCTGATTTTATAGCGCCAAAAGAAACTGGCCTTCAAGATTACATGGGAGGATTTACAGTTACCGCTGGTCTGGGAATTGAGAAGAAGTTGGAGGAATTCGCTGCCGACCATGATGACTATAGCAGCATCATGCTAAAAGCCTTGGCCGACCGATTGGCCGAAGCATTTGCTGAAAAACTACACGAAATTGTACGGAAAGACGTTTGGGGTTACGAGCCTGAAGAATCGCTTTCAAATGAAGAATTGATCCGCGAGAAGTACCGAGGAATTCGCCCAGCGCCAGGCTACCCGGCCTGTCCCGACCATACCGAAAAACCTGAACTGTTCCGTTTACTCAATGCCACAGAGATCACAGGCGTAAGCCTCACCGAGAGTTTGGCCATGATGCCAGCAGCATCTGTCAGCGGTTGGTATTTCGGGCATCCTGAAAGCAAGTATTTCGGACTTGGTAAGATTGAGAAAGATCAGGTGGAGGATTATGCTTCGCGTAAAGGAATGGAGGTCAAAGAAGCTGAACGTTGGTTGAGTTCCAGCTTGAATTATGATTAG
- a CDS encoding cytochrome c oxidase subunit I: MSDHAEHAEHAHHHHHGKPDFWTHYVFSQDHKMISKQFLITAIIMGFVGMGLSMLFRLQLGWPGESFGILETVLGKWAKDGILDPNMYLAMVTIHGTIIVFMVLTGGLTGTFANLLIPLQVGARDMASGFLNMLSYWFFFASSAVMVASLFIETGPAAAGWTVYPPLSALPQAIPGSGLGMSMWLVSIALFIVSSLLGGINYIVTIVNLRTKGMSMDRMPLTMWAILITAILGLLSFPVLLSAALLLIFDRSFGTSFYLSDIFIGGQALEHTGGSPILYEHLFWFLGHPEVYIILLPALGITSEIISTMSRKPIFGYKAMVLSMLAIAFLSFIVWGHHMFVTGMNPFLGSVFTFTTLLVAIPSAVKVFNYLTTLWKGNIVYSPAMMFAIGMVSTFITGGLTGIILGDSALDINVHDTYFVVAHFHIVMGASAIFGMFAGVYHWFPKMYGKMMNKKMGYAHFWLTVTSVYGVFFPMHFIGLSGVPRRYYTNEAFPLFDALQDINVSISLFAFLGGLAQCIFFVNFFYSIFRGTKAKKNPWHSNALEWTTEINPGHGNWEGPIPTVHRWAYDYSKPGAAEDYIPQTTPIQAGEEEIH, encoded by the coding sequence ATGTCAGATCACGCAGAACACGCAGAGCACGCACATCACCATCATCATGGTAAGCCTGATTTTTGGACACACTATGTGTTCAGTCAGGATCATAAGATGATCTCGAAGCAGTTTTTGATCACTGCGATCATCATGGGGTTTGTCGGTATGGGCCTTTCCATGCTGTTCCGTCTTCAGTTGGGATGGCCAGGAGAGAGCTTCGGCATTTTGGAAACCGTTCTTGGCAAATGGGCCAAAGATGGTATTCTCGATCCGAACATGTATTTGGCAATGGTCACCATCCATGGAACCATCATTGTATTCATGGTACTGACAGGTGGTCTTACAGGTACGTTCGCCAACCTGCTTATTCCATTGCAGGTGGGAGCCCGAGATATGGCTTCGGGTTTCTTGAATATGTTGTCGTACTGGTTCTTCTTTGCATCATCTGCCGTAATGGTAGCTTCTCTGTTCATCGAGACAGGGCCAGCAGCCGCAGGTTGGACGGTTTACCCACCATTGAGTGCACTTCCGCAGGCCATTCCTGGTTCTGGATTGGGTATGAGCATGTGGTTGGTGAGTATCGCCCTGTTCATCGTTTCATCGCTGCTGGGTGGTATCAATTACATCGTTACCATTGTTAACCTGCGTACAAAAGGAATGTCGATGGACCGCATGCCATTGACCATGTGGGCCATCCTGATCACCGCGATCCTTGGTCTGCTTTCATTCCCAGTACTTCTTTCTGCTGCATTACTGTTGATCTTCGATAGAAGCTTCGGAACAAGTTTCTACCTGTCAGACATTTTCATTGGTGGACAGGCGTTGGAGCACACAGGTGGTAGCCCTATTCTGTATGAGCACCTTTTCTGGTTCCTTGGTCACCCAGAGGTTTACATCATCCTGTTGCCTGCTTTGGGTATTACCTCAGAGATCATCTCTACCATGAGCCGCAAGCCGATCTTCGGTTACAAGGCGATGGTACTATCGATGTTGGCAATTGCATTCCTTTCGTTCATCGTTTGGGGTCACCACATGTTCGTAACAGGTATGAATCCATTCCTTGGTTCTGTGTTCACGTTCACAACGCTTTTGGTGGCAATTCCATCTGCGGTGAAGGTGTTCAACTACCTCACTACGCTTTGGAAAGGGAATATCGTTTACTCACCAGCAATGATGTTCGCCATCGGTATGGTTTCAACGTTCATCACAGGAGGTCTTACAGGTATTATCCTTGGTGACTCTGCATTGGACATCAACGTTCACGATACTTACTTCGTTGTTGCTCACTTCCACATTGTAATGGGTGCTTCGGCCATCTTCGGAATGTTCGCTGGTGTTTACCATTGGTTCCCTAAGATGTATGGTAAGATGATGAACAAGAAGATGGGTTATGCGCACTTCTGGCTCACCGTAACTTCGGTTTACGGAGTATTCTTCCCAATGCACTTCATCGGTCTTTCTGGTGTACCAAGAAGATACTACACCAACGAGGCGTTCCCATTGTTCGATGCGTTGCAGGATATTAACGTGAGCATCAGCCTGTTCGCCTTCTTGGGAGGTTTGGCACAATGCATCTTCTTCGTTAACTTCTTCTACAGCATTTTCCGTGGAACGAAGGCCAAGAAGAATCCATGGCATTCAAATGCATTGGAGTGGACAACAGAGATCAATCCTGGTCACGGAAACTGGGAAGGTCCGATTCCTACCGTGCATCGTTGGGCCTACGATTACAGTAAGCCAGGTGCTGCTGAAGATTACATTCCTCAGACCACACCGATACAGGCAGGAGAGGAGGAAATCCATTGA
- a CDS encoding cytochrome c oxidase subunit II: protein MINLLIAIVIILAVLVLAKVARVFELSTELKGENPAEITADDNRTQSIMFMLMGLFYLGFVVYAFLAWGKHLLPPSASEHGADIDHLMGISLWVITPMFFITHLVLIFFAFKYYYRKSRTATFFAHSNKLEMIWTVVPTMVLTTLIIYGLSVWNEVTGPAPDDSVEIELYAKQFDWTARYAGADGVLGKSGYRLITSENPLGVSLEDAASNDDKIVRGEIHLPVGKPVSFKFHSRDVIHSAYMPHFRVQMNCVPGMTTQFHMVPKTTTAEMKKQTNNPDFEYLLLCNKICGGAHYNMQMNIIVESQEDYDAWLAEKKTVAESLGKSEAPAVEVTEAVEHESAEEPTEEAEEGAMEETEEPAHS, encoded by the coding sequence ATGATCAATCTGCTTATTGCAATAGTTATAATCCTTGCCGTTCTGGTTCTGGCAAAGGTTGCCCGTGTGTTTGAGCTGAGTACCGAACTCAAGGGAGAGAATCCTGCGGAGATTACGGCCGATGATAATAGGACGCAATCCATCATGTTCATGCTGATGGGGCTGTTCTATCTTGGATTTGTGGTCTATGCGTTCTTAGCATGGGGAAAGCACCTGCTTCCGCCTTCTGCATCTGAGCATGGCGCTGATATTGACCACCTGATGGGAATCAGCCTTTGGGTCATCACACCCATGTTCTTCATCACACATTTGGTGCTTATTTTCTTCGCTTTCAAGTACTATTACAGAAAATCAAGAACAGCCACCTTCTTTGCGCACAGCAACAAGTTGGAGATGATATGGACGGTAGTTCCAACCATGGTGCTTACCACGTTAATCATCTACGGACTCAGCGTTTGGAATGAGGTGACCGGACCAGCCCCAGATGATTCTGTAGAAATTGAACTCTACGCAAAGCAGTTCGATTGGACAGCTCGCTATGCGGGTGCGGATGGTGTTCTTGGTAAATCGGGTTATCGCCTGATCACCAGCGAGAATCCATTGGGTGTAAGTTTGGAGGATGCAGCTTCGAATGATGACAAGATCGTTCGCGGTGAGATTCACCTTCCAGTTGGAAAGCCCGTTTCGTTCAAATTCCATTCCCGTGATGTGATTCATAGTGCTTACATGCCACACTTCCGTGTTCAGATGAACTGCGTGCCTGGTATGACCACACAGTTTCACATGGTTCCAAAGACGACCACGGCCGAAATGAAGAAGCAGACGAACAATCCTGATTTTGAGTATCTGTTGCTTTGCAATAAGATCTGTGGAGGGGCGCACTACAACATGCAGATGAACATCATTGTAGAGTCTCAGGAGGATTACGATGCTTGGTTGGCCGAGAAGAAGACCGTTGCCGAAAGCTTAGGGAAGTCTGAAGCTCCTGCTGTGGAGGTAACAGAAGCGGTAGAACACGAAAGTGCCGAAGAACCGACCGAAGAGGCGGAAGAAGGTGCGATGGAAGAAACAGAAGAACCAGCTCATAGCTGA
- a CDS encoding quinol:cytochrome C oxidoreductase, whose protein sequence is MVYAVLTHVPGQRIWANLLVNSYFFVGLGLMGTLWMAIQYASEAGWSSGFKRVPEAVSQFLFVGGPILLLTLIAGSHHIGLHHIYHWMDPEITNPESAHYDEIIAGKSAYLNEGFFYIRSILYLLIWCSFTWFFRKQSLKEDLEGGVTILKKSYGYAAAFLVFYGVTSSTASWDWMMSIDTHWFSTLFGWYNFATMFVTGITMFALIVISLKRNGYLPDINQEHLQDLGKFMFGASVFWGYLWFSQFMLIWYADIPEEVTYFQDRWKNYKVIWGALPILNLALPMLLLMDKDAKRSYNMMTITGVIIVVGHWLDVFQMVMPGSVKADWGIGILEIGMFLGFLGLFLFVVHRSLAKAPLVAKNHPYLEEAKHHHV, encoded by the coding sequence ATAGTGTACGCGGTTCTTACGCACGTTCCTGGGCAGCGTATCTGGGCCAATTTGTTGGTCAATTCCTACTTCTTTGTTGGATTGGGCCTTATGGGAACGCTGTGGATGGCCATCCAATATGCATCGGAAGCTGGTTGGTCTTCTGGGTTCAAGCGTGTTCCAGAGGCGGTTTCGCAGTTTCTTTTTGTGGGAGGCCCGATTCTTCTGTTGACATTGATCGCAGGTAGCCACCACATTGGTCTGCATCATATTTACCATTGGATGGATCCAGAGATCACCAATCCTGAAAGTGCTCATTACGATGAGATCATTGCTGGAAAATCTGCTTACCTCAACGAAGGGTTCTTCTACATCCGTTCCATCCTTTACCTACTGATCTGGTGTTCATTCACGTGGTTCTTCCGCAAGCAGTCGCTCAAAGAAGACCTGGAAGGAGGTGTGACAATTCTTAAGAAAAGCTACGGGTATGCGGCTGCATTCCTTGTATTCTATGGAGTAACTTCATCTACTGCATCTTGGGATTGGATGATGTCGATCGATACGCATTGGTTCAGTACACTCTTCGGATGGTACAACTTCGCAACCATGTTTGTGACTGGTATTACCATGTTTGCGCTGATCGTGATCTCTTTGAAGCGTAACGGTTACCTGCCAGACATCAACCAAGAACACCTTCAGGATCTTGGCAAGTTCATGTTCGGAGCCAGCGTTTTCTGGGGTTATCTGTGGTTCTCACAGTTCATGCTCATCTGGTATGCAGATATTCCTGAGGAGGTAACCTATTTCCAAGACCGTTGGAAGAACTATAAAGTTATTTGGGGCGCACTTCCTATCCTGAACCTTGCATTGCCAATGCTTCTGTTGATGGACAAGGATGCTAAGAGAAGCTACAACATGATGACCATCACAGGCGTGATCATCGTAGTAGGCCATTGGTTGGATGTGTTCCAAATGGTCATGCCAGGTTCGGTGAAGGCCGATTGGGGTATCGGTATTTTGGAGATCGGCATGTTCCTCGGTTTCTTGGGACTGTTCCTGTTCGTGGTTCACAGATCCTTGGCCAAAGCGCCATTGGTTGCGAAAAACCACCCATACCTCGAAGAGGCAAAACACCATCATGTCTGA
- a CDS encoding c-type cytochrome gives MNKALKYNISLVGGALICLSMVMTSCTKDPNSPGVEYMPDMYRSPSYETYSDNPVLPDSMTAQKPVAGTITRGEWPYTASLINALPYPYPNTLEGYDAAGAELKSPFPPSAETAAQGKVIFEKMCIHCHGKEGQGDGTLIATGKFPPPPAYNGGALKNLPEGKMFHTITYGKGLMGSHASQLTKEDRWKVIQYVQELQKK, from the coding sequence ATGAACAAGGCATTGAAATACAATATCTCGCTGGTTGGCGGTGCATTGATCTGCCTCTCCATGGTAATGACCTCTTGCACCAAAGACCCAAATAGTCCTGGAGTAGAGTATATGCCAGACATGTACCGTTCTCCGTCTTACGAAACGTACAGTGACAACCCCGTGCTTCCAGACAGCATGACGGCTCAGAAGCCAGTTGCTGGAACAATCACGAGAGGCGAGTGGCCTTACACGGCAAGCCTTATCAATGCACTTCCTTATCCTTATCCGAACACATTGGAAGGTTATGATGCAGCTGGCGCAGAACTTAAAAGTCCATTTCCGCCTTCGGCTGAAACAGCGGCTCAGGGAAAAGTGATCTTTGAAAAGATGTGCATCCATTGCCATGGTAAGGAAGGACAAGGAGACGGAACGTTGATCGCTACGGGAAAATTCCCACCACCTCCTGCATACAATGGTGGAGCGTTGAAGAATCTTCCTGAAGGAAAGATGTTCCATACCATCACCTACGGAAAAGGGCTTATGGGATCGCATGCATCTCAGTTGACGAAAGAAGATCGTTGGAAAGTGATTCAATACGTCCAAGAGCTTCAGAAGAAATAG
- a CDS encoding DUF3341 domain-containing protein: MSTKEIHGLFGDEEVLKKSAKALVAKGVHVKDVFSPFPIHGIDPIIGVPPTRLHIAGFIYGLCGMSLAMFMVWFTIIMDWPMDIGGKPNFSLLVNLPSFVPLIFEMTVFCAAHGMAVTYMIRNTIYPGKKNWNPDLRTTDDKFLIQIDLDENSISLDEIESILKETGAEEITKK, encoded by the coding sequence ATGAGTACGAAAGAAATACACGGTCTGTTTGGGGATGAGGAAGTGCTGAAAAAATCAGCCAAAGCCTTGGTGGCCAAAGGTGTCCACGTAAAGGATGTGTTCTCTCCATTCCCGATTCATGGCATCGACCCAATTATCGGTGTTCCACCAACACGTTTGCACATCGCAGGTTTCATCTACGGACTTTGCGGTATGTCGCTTGCGATGTTCATGGTCTGGTTCACCATCATTATGGATTGGCCAATGGATATTGGTGGTAAACCGAACTTTTCGTTGCTGGTCAACCTTCCATCGTTCGTTCCATTGATCTTTGAAATGACCGTATTCTGCGCAGCTCACGGTATGGCTGTAACCTACATGATCAGAAACACGATCTATCCTGGTAAGAAGAACTGGAACCCGGATCTGAGAACCACGGATGACAAATTCCTGATTCAGATCGATCTTGACGAGAACAGCATCAGTTTGGATGAGATTGAGAGCATTTTGAAAGAAACTGGAGCAGAGGAAATAACAAAAAAATGA
- a CDS encoding hydrogenase yields the protein MASQEAWIREPLILGEKTYHDISNDIAKPVEGRANKQWWIVFTIALITMLWGVGCIMYTIGVGIGTWGLNKTVGWAWDITNFVWWVGIGHAGTLISAVLLLFRQKWRMAINRSAEAMTIFAVICAALFPGIHMGRIWMAYWVLPLPNQFGSLWINFNSPLLWDVFAISTYFSVSLVFWYIGLIPDFATIRDRMARASRPIYHTIYAIMSFGWSGNARAWHRFEEISLVLAGLATPLVLSVHTIVSMDFATSVIPGWHTTIFPPYFVAGAIFSGFAMVQTLLLVMRKVVNLEEYITVNHVELMNKIIMLTGSIVGVAYITELFMSWYSGVEYEQYAFINRATGPYWWAYASMMSCNVISPQVFWFKGLRRNIWFSFILSIFVNIGMWFERFVIIVTSLHRDYLPSSWSMFYPSWVDIGIFIGTLGIFFTLFLLYARTFPALPIAEVKSILKSSGAQYKK from the coding sequence ATGGCGAGTCAAGAAGCTTGGATCAGGGAACCACTTATTTTAGGTGAGAAGACCTATCACGACATCTCCAATGATATTGCGAAGCCCGTAGAAGGCAGAGCCAATAAACAATGGTGGATTGTTTTCACGATTGCTCTGATCACGATGCTCTGGGGAGTTGGTTGTATCATGTACACCATCGGAGTTGGTATCGGAACCTGGGGATTGAACAAAACAGTAGGTTGGGCGTGGGACATCACCAACTTTGTATGGTGGGTAGGTATCGGTCACGCAGGAACGTTGATCTCTGCGGTACTTCTTCTGTTCCGCCAGAAGTGGAGAATGGCCATCAACCGTTCGGCAGAGGCGATGACGATCTTTGCGGTTATCTGTGCGGCCCTGTTCCCTGGAATTCACATGGGGCGTATTTGGATGGCCTACTGGGTACTTCCGTTGCCAAACCAGTTCGGTTCGCTGTGGATCAACTTCAACTCACCACTTCTTTGGGACGTATTTGCGATCTCGACTTACTTCAGCGTATCGCTGGTGTTCTGGTACATCGGTCTTATCCCTGATTTTGCGACCATCCGTGACCGTATGGCTCGTGCATCACGTCCAATTTACCATACAATCTACGCCATCATGTCTTTCGGATGGAGCGGTAACGCACGTGCTTGGCACCGTTTCGAAGAGATTTCGCTTGTACTTGCAGGTCTGGCAACGCCACTTGTACTTTCTGTACATACCATTGTATCGATGGACTTCGCCACTTCGGTGATCCCAGGATGGCACACGACCATCTTCCCGCCATACTTCGTTGCGGGTGCGATCTTCTCAGGTTTCGCGATGGTGCAAACACTACTTCTCGTTATGAGAAAAGTGGTGAACTTGGAAGAGTACATCACAGTGAATCACGTGGAATTGATGAATAAGATCATCATGCTTACGGGTTCTATTGTGGGTGTGGCCTACATTACAGAGTTGTTCATGTCTTGGTATTCAGGAGTTGAATATGAGCAGTATGCTTTCATCAATCGTGCAACAGGACCTTACTGGTGGGCGTACGCTTCTATGATGAGCTGTAACGTGATCAGCCCTCAGGTGTTCTGGTTCAAAGGATTGAGAAGAAATATCTGGTTCTCATTCATCCTCTCCATCTTCGTGAACATTGGTATGTGGTTCGAGCGATTTGTGATCATCGTGACCTCATTGCACAGAGATTACCTTCCATCGAGCTGGAGCATGTTCTACCCAAGTTGGGTTGACATCGGCATCTTCATTGGAACGCTTGGAATCTTCTTCACACTCTTCCTTCTGTACGCTCGTACATTCCCAGCGCTACCGATCGCAGAGGTGAAATCCATCTTGAAATCATCAGGAGCTCAATACAAGAAATAA